One window of Quercus robur chromosome 5, dhQueRobu3.1, whole genome shotgun sequence genomic DNA carries:
- the LOC126726030 gene encoding receptor-like protein kinase HSL1: MLLLFLSLLSLLSPLTLSLNQEGLYLQSIKHSFSDPDSSLSSWNDRDPTPCNNWRGVKCDGASLSVVSLDLSNTNIAGPFPSLLCHLPNLNFISLFNNSINSTLPLDISTCQSLQHLDLSQNLLTGALPHTLPSLPNLKYLDLTGNNFSGEIPDTFGRFQNLEVLSLVYNLLDGTVPSFLGNLTTLKMLNLSYNPFFPGRIPPELGNLTNLQILWLSDCNLVGEIPDSLGRLKKLTDLDLALNDLHGPIPSSLTGLTSVFQIELYNNSLSGELPAGMSNLTALRLLDASMNQLTGTIPDELCGLPLQSLNLYENRFEGSLPESIANSPNLYELRIFRNELTGELPRNLGAKSPLKWIDISNNKFSGEIPASLCAMGKLEELLMINNEFSGQIPPGLGECQSLNRIRMGHNRLSGEVPAGFWGLPNVNLLELVGNSFSGQIAKTIAGAANLSVLIVSNNEFSGPIPEEIGWLENLFKFWGHDNKFSGSLPESMFKLDQLGSLDLHNNELTGELPNEIKFLKKLNELNLAQNGFSGQIPDEISSMSVLNYLDLSRNQFSGKIPSGLQNLKLNQLNLSYNRLSGELPPLFAKELYKNSFVGNPGLCGELEGLCDEKDEARNKGYVWLLRTIFVLAGLVFIVGVVWFYMKYRYIKMAKRAIDKSKWTLMSFHKLGFSEYEILDCLDEDNVIGSGGSGKVYKVVLSGGEVVAVKKLWGGATKDVDSGDVEKGGRVQDNAFDAEVDTLGKIRHKNIVKLWCCCTTRDCKLLVYEYMPNGSLGDLLHSSKAGLLDWPTRYRIALDAAEGLSYLHHDCVPAIVHRDVKSNNILLDGDFGARVADFGVAKVVDLTGKGPKSMSVIAGSCGYIAPEYAYTLRVNEKSDIYSFGVVILELVTGRLPVDPEFGEKDLVKWVCTTLDQKGVDHVLDQKLDSCYKEDICKVLNIGLLCTSPLPINRPSMRRVVKLLQEVGTVNPSKTAKKDGKLTPYYYEDASDQGSVA; the protein is encoded by the exons ATGCTTCTCCTCTTCctttcccttctctccctccttTCACCCCTCACCCTCTCTCTGAACCAAGAGGGTCTCTACCTCCAAAGCATAAAACACTCCTTCTCCGACCCAGACTCCTCCCTTTCCTCCTGGAACGACCGCGACCCCACTCCATGCAACAACTGGCGCGGCGTCAAATGCGACGGTGCTTCCCTCTCCGTCGTCTCCCTCGACCTCTCCAACACCAACATCGCCGGCCCTTTCCCTTCCCTCCTCTGCCACCTCCCCAACCTCAATTTCATTTCCCTCTTCAACAACTCCATCAACTCCACCCTCCCCCTCGATATCTCCACGTGTCAAAGCCTCCAGCACCTCGACCTCTCTCAGAACCTCCTCACCGGTGCGCTCCCCCACACCTTACCGAGCCTCCCTAACCTCAAGTACCTCGACTTAACTGGCAACAATTTCTCGGGAGAAATTCCCGATACTTTCGGACGCTTTCAAAATCTCGAGGTTCTTTCTCTGGTCTACAATCTGCTAGATGGGACTGTCCCTTCGTTTTTGGGGAACCTCACCACGCTCAAAATGCTGAACCTCTCTTACAACCCGTTTTTTCCGGGTCGGATCCCGCCGGAGCTCGGTAACTTGACGAATCTCCAGATTTTGTGGCTTTCGGATTGTAACTTGGTGGGCGAGATTCCTGACTCGCTGGGTCGGCTCAAGAAGCTCACTGATTTGGACCTGGCTCTCAACGACTTGCACGGGCCGATTCCGAGCTCGCTCACTGGGTTAACCAGCGTGTTCCAGATTGAGCTCTATAACAACTCGTTGTCCGGCGAGTTGCCCGCCGGAATGTCTAACTTGACGGCATTGCGGCTGCTCGACGCGTCGATGAACCAGCTGACTGGGACGATTCCGGACGAGTTGTGTGGGTTACCACTCCAAAGTCTCAACCTTTACGAGAACCGATTCGAGGGGAGCTTACCTGAGAGCATTGCCAACTCGCCAAATCTGTACGAGCTCAGAATTTTCAGAAACGAGCTTACCGGCGAGCTGCCACGAAATCTCGGCGCGAAATCGCCGTTAAAATGGATCGACATCTCGAACAACAAATTCTCCGGCGAAATTCCGGCGAGTTTGTGTGCAATGGGAAAGCTGGAAGAGCTCTTAATGATAAACAACGAGTTCTCGGGTCAAATTCCGCCGGGTTTGGGCGAGTGCCAGAGTTTGAACCGGATCCGAATGGGTCACAACCGGTTATCCGGTGAAGTACCCGCTGGTTTCTGGGGGCTCCCAAATGTTAACTTGCTCGAACTAGTTGGGAACTCGTTTTCGGGTCAAATCGCGAAAACCATCGCCGGTGCGGCCAATCTTTCGGTCTTGATCGTGTCGAATAACGAGTTTTCGGGTCCGATACCCGAAGAAATTGGGTGGTTAGAGAACCTGTTTAAGTTTTGGGGTCATGATAACAAGTTTAGTGGGTCATTGCCTGAAAGTATGTTCAAGCTTGATCAGCTTGGGAGTCTCGATCTTCATAATAATGAGCTCACTGGTGAGCTTCCAAATGAGATTAAGTTTTTGAAGAAGCTCAACGAGCTTAATTTAGCCCAAAACGGGTTTTCGGGTCAGATACCGGATGAGATTTCGAGTATGTCAGTGCTTAATTACCTTGATCTTTCCAGGAATCAATTTTCTGGGAAAATCCCATCTGGGTTACAGAATTTGAAGCTCAATCAGCTCAATTTGTCATATAATCGATTGTCGGGTGAGCTTCCACCCTTGTTTGCTAAGGAGTTGTATAAGAATAGCTTTGTGGGAAATCCTGGTTTGTGTGGGGAATTGGAGGGTTTGTGTGATGAGAAAGATGAAGCTAGGAATAAGGGTTATGTTTGGTTGCTTAGGACTATTTTCGTGCTTGCTGGGTTAGTGTTTATTGTGGGTGTGGTTTGGTTCTATATGAAGTACAGGTATATCAAGATGGCCAAGAGAGCAATCGACAAGTCGAAATGGACTCTGATGTCGTTTCATAAACTGGGTTTCAGTGAGTATGAGATCTTGGATTGTCTTGACGAAGATAATGTGATTGGTAGTGGTGGTTCTGGGAAGGTTTACAAGGTTGTGTTGAGCGGTGGTGAGGTTGTTGCAGTGAAGAAGCTTTGGGGAGGAGCCACAAAAGATGTTGATAGTGGTGATGTGGAGAAAGGAGGTCGTGTTCAAGACAATGCTTTTGATGCAGAGGTTGATACTTTGGGAAAGATTAGGCACAAGAACATTGTTAAGCTATGGTGTTGTTGTACCACTAGAGATTGCAAGCTTTTGGTCTATGAGTACATGCCTAATGGTAGTCTGGGTGATTTGCTGCATAGTAGTAAGGCAGGGTTGTTGGATTGGCCAACAAGGTATAGAATTGCTTTGGATGCTGCTGAGGGACTTTCTTATTTGCATCACGATTGTGTTCCTGCAATTGTTCATAGAGATGTGAAATCCAACAATATTTTGTTGGATGGGGATTTTGGTGCACGAGTGGCAGATTTTGGAGTGGCTAAGGTGGTCGATTTAACTGGAAAGGGTCCTAAATCCATGTCTGTTATAGCCGGGTCTTGTGGCTACATTGCACCAG AGTATGCATACACTCTTAGGGTGAACGAGAAGAGTGACATATACAGTTTTGGAGTGGTTATTCTCGAGTTGGTCACTGGGAGGCTCCCGGTTGACCCCGAGTTCGgagaaaaggatttggtgaAGTGGGTATGTACCACTTTGGATCAAAAAGGCGTGGACCATGTGCTTGATCAAAAACTTGATTCTTGTTACAAGGAAGACATATGCAAGGTCCTAAATATTGGCCTTCTCTGCACTAGCCCTCTTCCAATTAATCGCCCATCCATGAGACGGGTGGTTAAATTGTTGCAAGAAGTGGGCACAGTGAACCCATCCAAGACTGCTAAAAAAGATGGAAAATTGACACCTTATTACTATGAAGATGCCTCGGATCAAGGAAGTGTAGCTTAA